A region of Nerophis ophidion isolate RoL-2023_Sa linkage group LG28, RoL_Noph_v1.0, whole genome shotgun sequence DNA encodes the following proteins:
- the LOC133545446 gene encoding zinc finger protein OZF-like produces the protein MVKEDPSKRRTRCHGPSGVTFSSLTQTLPCKKEDEDSVTPHIKEEAMEHSISQEGDHLEGPVEFPVTGVPVKSEDDEVKGESEEKREAEPPSSSSTQHMTTEADGDHCGGSQADKLLAPLSDSEDTTSHSPDTDDEDSKDDKTCHTDNTHFKCCHCDQSFKNHSHLKRHMRTHTGDKPFSCSICGLSFTRKDNMKDHTKTHRREKTFSCSLCDSRYARSRDLKKHLKRHTGENLFKCSVCNSSFVEDEHLKRHMRTHTGEKPFTCSLCSKGFAQSHNLKVHMRTHTGEKPFSCSTCGKGFTHSQSLKEHMTIHSGEKPFSCSICGEDFARRKSVKVHMRTHTGEKPFCCSICGKTFTESRCLDRHTRSHTGEKAFSCSICGKGFTESQNVKRHMRTHTGEKPFSCSICNKSFCERSYLAAHMRTHTGEKMLSCSVCGERFSSKYQCKKHKCAGENSSSK, from the coding sequence atggtgaaggaggatccttCAAAGAGGAGGACCAGGTgccacggaccctctggcgtcaccttttcctctttgacacagacccttccctgtaaaaaggaagacGAAGACTCAGtgaccccccacattaaagaggaagcgatggaacacagcatcagtcaggaaggagatcatcttgaaggaccggtggagttcccagtgactggtgtccctgtgaagagtgaagatgatgaggtcaaaggtgaaagtgaggagaagagagaggcggagcctccaagcagcagctcaacacaacacatgacaacagaagctgatggagaccactgtggaggatcacaagcagacaagctcttagctccactatcagatagtgaggacacaacgtcacactctcctgacactgatgatgaagactctaaagatgataagacatgtcacactgacaacactcacttcaaatgTTGTCACTGTGACCAAAGTTTTAAAAACCATagtcatctgaaaagacacatgaggacacacactggggataaacctttttcttgttcaatatgtGGCTTATCTTTTACAAGGAAGGACAATATGAAAGATCACACAAAAACACATAGAAGAGAAAAAACGTTTTCGTGTTCTTTGTGTGATTCGAGATATGCACGAAGTCGAGATTTGAAAAAACACCTGAaaagacacactggagaaaaccttTTTAAGTGTTCTGTGTGTAATTCAAGTTTTGTCGAAGatgaacatttgaaaagacacatgagaacacacacaggagaaaaacctttcaccTGTTCCctttgtagtaaaggttttgcacaaagccacaatttaaaagtacacatgagaacacacactggtgaaaaacctttttcctgttcaacctgtggtaaaggttttacacacagtcagagtttgaaagaacacatgacaatacacagtGGAGAAAAGCCCTTTTCCTGTTCAATTTGTGGTGAAGATTTTGCACGTCGAAAGTctgtaaaagtacacatgagaacgcacactggtgaaaaacctttttgttgttcaatctgtggtaaaactTTCACAGAAAGTCGTTGTTTGGATAGACACACAAGAtcgcacactggtgaaaaagctttttcctgttcaatctgtggtaaaggttttacagaaagtcagaatgtgaaaagacacatgagaacacacactggtgaaaaacctttttcctgttcaatctgcaacaaaagcttttgtgAACGATCATACCTtgcagcacacatgagaacacacacaggtgagaaaatgttgagttgcagtgtgtgtggtgaaagattctcttctaagtaccagtgtaagaaacacaagtgtgctggtgagaacagcagcagcaaatga